A part of Brassica rapa cultivar Chiifu-401-42 chromosome A05, CAAS_Brap_v3.01, whole genome shotgun sequence genomic DNA contains:
- the LOC103869914 gene encoding NAC domain-containing protein 55: protein MGIQELDPLAQLSLPPGFRFYPTDEELMVDYLCRKAAGHDFSLQLIAEIDLYKFDAWVLPSKALFGEKEWYFFSPRDRKYPNGSRPNRVAGSGYWKATGTDKVISTEGRRVGIKKALVFYVGKAPKGTKTNWIMHEYRLIEPSRRNGSTKLDDWVLCRIYKKQSSAQKQAYGNLMTSASEYSNNGSSTSTSSHQYDDVLESLHEIDNRSLGYAAGSSHTIPHYNRRPGLTEQKTGFLDLAREQSYNWTNFGGHNSVQELGRNLNVPSLRYGDGGGYLHGLKTNEEDDKTQQQQAEGIPQFNNSGVLAHDQSFSVDPVNGFGYSGQQPSGFGFM, encoded by the exons atgGGTATTCAAGAACTTGACCCGTTAGCCCAGCTAAGCTTACCACCGGGCTTCCGGTTTTACCCGACCGACGAAGAGTTGATGGTTGATTATCTGTGCAGAAAAGCCGCCGGTCACGACTTCTCTCTCCAGCTCATCGCCGAGATTGATCTCTACAAATTCGACGCGTGGGTTTTACCAA GTAAGGCGTTATTCGGAGAAAAAGAATGGTATTTCTTCAGCCCAAGGGACAGGAAGTATCCGAACGGGTCCAGACCCAACCGGGTTGCTGGATCCGGTTATTGGAAAGCAACCGGTACCGATAAGGTTATCTCGACCGAGGGAAGAAGAGTTGGTATAAAGAAAGCTTTGGTGTTTTACGTTGGAAAAGCACCAAAAGGTACCAAAACTAATTGGATCATGCATGAGTACCGTCTCATCGAACCCTCTCGCAGAAATGGAAGCACCAAG CTTGATGATTGGGTCCTTTGTCGAATATACAAGAAGCAATCAAGCGCGCAAAAACAAGCTTACGGTAATCTAATGACAAGTGCAAGTGAATACAGCAACAATGGTTCGTCCACGTCAACTTCATCTCACCAATACGACGACGTTCTTGAGTCCTTGCATGAAATAGACAACAGAAGTTTGGGTTATGCTGCCGGTTCATCACACACGATTCCTCATTATAATCGTAGACCGGGTTTAACCGAACAGAAAACCGGGTTTCTTGATTTAGCAAGGGAACAGAGTTATAATTGGACGAATTTTGGTGGACACAACTCGGTCCAGGAGCTAGGACGGAATCTTAACGTTCCAAGTCTCCGTTACGGCGACGGTGGTGGCTATTTACACGGTTTGAAGACAAACGAAGAAGACGATAAGACGCAGCAACAACAAGCTGAGGGGATTCCTCAGTTTAATAACTCGGGCGTGTTGGCTCATGATCAAAGTTTCAGTGTTGACCCGGTTAACGGGTTCGGGTACTCGGGTCAACAACCTAGTGGTTTCGGGTTTATGTGA
- the LOC103869916 gene encoding uncharacterized protein LOC103869916 translates to MASKLVVIIVFILDLIAVGLAIAAEQRRSVGKVVTDTEKTYEYCVYGTDIATSYGAGAFLLLFISQVLIMSASRCFCCGKSLNPGGSRACALLLFLICWVFFLVAEVCLLAASIRNAYHTQYRTMWNIDNPPSCEVIRKGVFAAGAAFTLFTAIVSQFYYVCYSRARDAYQNPSY, encoded by the exons ATGGCTTCGAAGCTTGTAGTCATAATTGTGTTCATCCTCGATCTCATCGCGGTTGGTTTAGCCATTGCCGCCGAGCAGAGAAGAAGTGTC GGCAAAGTTGTAACGGACACTGAGAAGACATATGAGTACTGTGTGTACGGCACGGACATTGCTACAAGCTATGGAGCTGGTGCGTTCCTTCTCCTCTTTATAAGCCAAGTCCTTATAATGAGTGCTAGCCGTTGCTTCTGCTGTGGGAAGTCTCTTAACCCCGGCGGTTCAAGAGCTTGTGCTCTCCTTCTCTTCCTCATTTGCTG GGTATTCTTCCTGGTCGCTGAGGTATGTTTGCTTGCGGCATCGATCAGAAACGCGTACCACACACAATACAGAACGATGTGGAACATCGATAACCCACCAAGCTGTGAAGTTATAAGGAAAGGAGTGTTTGCAGCTGGTGCTGCTTTTACACTATTCACCGCTATCGTCTCTCAGTTCTACTACGTATGCTACTCTCGTGCTAGAGATGCTTACCAGAATCCGTCCTACTAA
- the LOC103869915 gene encoding uncharacterized protein LOC103869915 gives MMFAKKTEQKFGCYCNVFAVWSRSSRWQKASKCKLHIQNLLCSVKVQRTRTECMVRQSRSDIAQLAPYGRFREALPKAKQFYEDERRLLAYDQVKYFCTSILQSFSPLLNQNDVHLLPDETKEAMAGLIFAASRIGELKELQIIRSLFVQRFGQKFDKDCVDLRPGNLVSSEIVKILDTTLPQDAITPEIIMAISQKYQTDFITFVGSASLNNLGNADSDTLARREKATKENPKCLHTDRGESQERDRSKFMR, from the exons ATGATGTTTGCCAAGAAAACAGAACAGAAGTTCGGATGCTATTGTAATGTTTTTGCTGTTTGGTCTCGTTCTTCAAGATGGCAAAAAGCTTCAAAGTG CAAACTCCATATCCAGAATCTGCTATGTTCTGTCAAGGTGCAACGAACACGAACAGAGTGTATGGTTAGACAGTCCCGGTCCGATATTGCTCAACTCGCTCCTTACGGCCGATTTCGTGAAGCACTTCCTAAG GCGAAGCAGTTCTATGAAGATGAGAGAAGGCTATTAGCTTACGATCAGGTCAAGTACTTCTGCACATCTATATTGCAGAGTTTTTCTCCTCTACTTAATCAAAA CGATGTTCATCTCTTACCGGATGAAACAAAAGAAGCAATGGCCGGACTGATATTTGCCGCATCAAGAATTGGGGAGCTTAAGGAGCTACAAATCATAAGGAGCTTGTTCGTTCAAAGATTTGGGCAGAAGTTTGACAAAGATTGCGTAGATTTGCGTCCAGGGAACCTAGTGAGCTCGGAGATAGTTAAGATTCTAGACACGACTCTGCCGCAAGATGCAATTACTCCAGAGATCATAATGGCAATTTCACAAAAGTACCAAACCGACTTCATTACTTTCGTGGGTTCAGCTTCACTTAATAATCTTGGCAATGCTGATTCTGATACGCTTGCAAGGAGAGAGAAAGCCACGAAGGAGAATCCAAAGTGTCTGCATACAGATCGTGGAGAGTCTCAAGAAAGAGATCGGTCAAAGTTCATGAGATAA